From Pseudomonas hormoni:
TGTTAAGCAACTAGATAATAAATTCTCACCAAATCCTGGGCAAATCACTTCATTTTCATTGTGTTTACTGAATTGACTCCAATATTCGCCACGATAAGACTCATCAGCTTTCAACGCCTCTCCTACGGAAAGTCCATTTTTATGGTCTGGATATTTTCTGAGTTCGTGATATTTAGAGTTGCTGAAGATTAGGGAAGATTTACATTCCGCTCCTGCTACTTCCCTCACCAGCGAAAAAGGTAAGATGTTTTCGATTTCATGGCACTCTAAAACTTCAAAATATCTTTTTTCTGAGTAACCAGCTTGCGTTTTTTTAAATTTTTTTGCGGTGCTGCCTAATTTAGCTTTGGGGTGGTCTTTGTCGCTATCGACGATGCATGCAAAAAAACGAGTGGACTTCAGATTCAATTTTTCAAACATTTTATGAGTAGTGTCGCCTCCTCCTGAAGCTGTTTCAAGTTTTATGTCGCACGCACCTAGTTTTAGTTTAGCGATGTACGCTTTGGCACCATGTATAAATACTTCGCCATCATCGTCGTTTTCTGTTAATAAAATTGGCAGTTGGAGTGATTCGCTATCCCGAAAGTGGCCATAGCCAATGTGCCATGTTCCGGAAACATAATTTAATGTAAATTTGTCGTCGAAATGGACATTTACATATAGCTCAAGTTTTCTCAGCAAAGATTTGGTTTCATTCACTTGGCTCTGTAAGTCGTCAAGAACTCTTTTCGAATAGTAGCTCAGCTCTTTTATCGCTAAGTAGCTAATAACGAGTTCGTAGGGCATCCATAAGAAGTGCTTTCCTTCGCCGTGTGCCTTTAATATGTTGTCAATGGCTGCAAGTTTTATCAGCTTGTCCAAGGAAAGGTCTGGGAGTGTTTCGATAACTAGTATCATGATTGCACCGACAGAAAGCCGATAGGCCAATCAACCAAGTATCCATCCTCGTCAAATCCAGCTAGGTTAGTTTCTGTCATGCCGCTTTCATTCTTGTCAAATAAAACGATATTGACTTTTGTTTCCGAAATTTTGTCGTCTCTAATGCTTTGGCCTATTGCATCAATCAAATGTTTGCTGTGAGTTTCGATGATAAATAAAAATTTACTATGTTTTGTTGCTAGTGAGGCGACTTTTGCAATTGCGGTTCCAAATTTATATTGAAGTGCGGGGTGCAAATGAAGTTCGGGTTGCTCAAGTACTAATACTCTTGGCCATATATTTCGTTTGTGGATGTTTGATGGTTTTCTTTTGCCTTTTTTTGGTACTAATTCCAGCCATATAGATACGATTACAGGCAGTATTTGAGAGTATCCAAACCCCATGTCGCTAACGTTGTGAAACTCCTTGTCAGTACTCTCCTTTATTAATAGTTCGTAGTGAAGGCCTTGTTTAGATAAACGTAACTCGAAGCCGAATTGTTCCGCAATCCAAGCTCCAAGGCTTTTCTGGTTTTCTTCTGACATTGAGTTGATTACCATCGGTAGATTCGCTCCCGTATGGTCTACTTCATCAATCTCTAGATCTTGATATCGATAAAATCTTTCCCCTGCGGCTCGCAAAGGTCCGGAGTAACGAACTCCACTAAAATAGTCTTTGAATAGAGTGTCGGTCGCTCTTAGAAATTTCGTCGTGTTAATCACAGTCAGATAGAGAAAAGCGGTTGCGAGGATTTCCTTCTCGTGTTTTTCCAGGTTTTTTATGAATACCTTGTCCTGTTGGAATAGTATTGATAGGT
This genomic window contains:
- a CDS encoding AAA family ATPase, encoding MSRINSFGVRDLRSFGSERNLIPLKTVNILVGRNSCGKSTFLRTFPLLRQSIEANTRSPILWYGRFADFGDFHTALRQNANSISFDFDVSLDFAGDDWENADEFLVEIETTPPLAFRPKIKSSTDFNAEISLTLKKDAAELVENTLDLKTRNVSVRMIYSETNVSSFTINCNETGISESFSIKKVSVNGALIPLRVVGWRTMTVNEEKLFLAFDRLKHEGLNRLATYLKKFHHHSKKATNIRLELLKLPLSHSDTLYENLSILFQQDKVFIKNLEKHEKEILATAFLYLTVINTTKFLRATDTLFKDYFSGVRYSGPLRAAGERFYRYQDLEIDEVDHTGANLPMVINSMSEENQKSLGAWIAEQFGFELRLSKQGLHYELLIKESTDKEFHNVSDMGFGYSQILPVIVSIWLELVPKKGKRKPSNIHKRNIWPRVLVLEQPELHLHPALQYKFGTAIAKVASLATKHSKFLFIIETHSKHLIDAIGQSIRDDKISETKVNIVLFDKNESGMTETNLAGFDEDGYLVDWPIGFLSVQS